GCATGCAGGTGACTAGGTTGCCGCGCCCCACGCGCAGTTCGTCCGGATTGTTGACCGACCAGTGCACCGCCCGCTCGCTGCCGAGCACCGACACGTCCAGGTGGCTGGCGCCGTGCACACCCTTGGAGGCCGACCCGAGCGACCGGCACGACGGGAACTGCAGGTAGACCTGCACGTGGGTGTCGCGGTTCGGCGCCGGGGCGTTGACGTGCGACAGCCAGGTGCGCGCCGTCACCGGCCGCTCGCCGGCCAGAAACGTCACCAGGTCCACCCAGTGCGTGCCCAGATCGACGCAGGTGTCGGTCGGGCCGCCGAGGCTGACGTCACTCTTCCACGCCTTGTCGGGGCGCGGCTCGGTGGCCACCGCCAGCTCGGCCGCCGACGACTGCCAGTAGGCGCCCTCGATGGCGAACAGGTCGCCCAGTTCGCCGGCGGCGATCATCTCGCGCATGCGCTGCGGTCCCCACATCTGCCGGTAGCCGTGCAGCACCGCCACCGCCAACTCGTCGCCGCAC
This portion of the Spirochaetaceae bacterium genome encodes:
- a CDS encoding Gfo/Idh/MocA family oxidoreductase, coding for MQVKPFIVGSGMSGKAIAKALAVIDIVDPDLTVAAPTQLRRGQPLAGLAEGHEQPVLCVCNPHGLHARYVIEAQRAGFRAIILDKPPCVNLDELAALRRLTAACGDELAVAVLHGYRQMWGPQRMREMIAAGELGDLFAIEGAYWQSSAAELAVATEPRPDKAWKSDVSLGGPTDTCVDLGTHWVDLVTFLAGERPVTARTWLSHVNAPAPNRDTHVQVYLQFPSCRSLGSASKGVHGASHLDVSVLGSERAVHWSVNNPDELRVGRGNLVTCMHRTAGRYGSQQPPYHGTGWLEGYTEVSHCFLQRLAGRDAPAHPTLTEALDVMEVLLTAGTL